A single region of the Halorussus gelatinilyticus genome encodes:
- a CDS encoding GNAT family N-acetyltransferase: MPGVAFCHGERTALYTVERDDAAFYQRGRNHPAVRGPLGLADPTNLAQAEETVEDWVERDDSANLLVCLPPEETDGETPELTGDGDAPQTSDAEPTPIGTVNAWELDQPRGQVSYWLLPAYHGEGYATEAMTLFLDHLFDSRAVRGVEAHVFAHNDPSQTLLERLGFALEGKLRQNNFVEGEYRDEYVYGLLRDEWVEER, from the coding sequence ATGCCCGGCGTAGCTTTCTGCCACGGTGAGCGCACCGCCCTCTACACCGTCGAGCGCGACGACGCGGCGTTCTACCAGCGCGGACGTAACCACCCCGCGGTCCGCGGTCCGCTCGGGTTGGCCGACCCGACGAACCTCGCGCAGGCCGAGGAGACCGTCGAGGACTGGGTGGAGCGCGACGACAGCGCCAATCTGCTCGTCTGTCTGCCTCCGGAGGAGACGGACGGCGAGACGCCGGAACTGACCGGCGACGGTGACGCGCCCCAGACGAGCGACGCCGAACCGACTCCCATCGGAACCGTGAACGCGTGGGAACTCGACCAACCCCGCGGACAGGTCTCCTACTGGCTCCTGCCGGCGTACCACGGCGAGGGGTACGCGACCGAGGCGATGACGCTGTTCCTCGACCACCTCTTCGACTCGCGGGCGGTCCGGGGCGTCGAGGCGCACGTGTTCGCTCACAACGACCCCTCCCAGACCCTGCTGGAGCGACTCGGATTCGCGCTCGAAGGGAAACTCCGGCAGAACAACTTCGTCGAAGGCGAGTACCGCGACGAGTACGTTTACGGGCTTTTGCGCGACGAGTGGGTCGAAGAGCGGTGA
- a CDS encoding luciferase domain-containing protein, giving the protein MGDQDKRRAARLVDRIIEEVAAWPHVNTNEHRFEGREFTLGPREVGHVHRWGIVDVPFTKRLRDALVEEGKTEEHHVVPESGWTTRYVKDDDGVEQAIWLLRLSYLYHVNNLKKTPKGGEMFAEIDVADELAELGVSEEIRAAFERRGVMES; this is encoded by the coding sequence ATGGGGGACCAAGACAAGCGTCGGGCGGCGCGACTCGTGGACCGAATCATCGAGGAAGTCGCCGCGTGGCCCCACGTCAACACCAACGAACACCGGTTCGAGGGTCGGGAGTTCACGCTCGGGCCGCGCGAGGTGGGGCACGTCCACCGCTGGGGTATCGTGGACGTGCCGTTCACCAAGCGCCTGCGCGACGCCCTCGTCGAGGAGGGCAAGACCGAGGAACATCACGTCGTCCCGGAGTCGGGGTGGACGACGCGTTACGTGAAGGACGACGACGGCGTGGAGCAGGCAATCTGGTTGCTCCGCCTGTCGTACCTCTACCACGTGAACAACCTGAAGAAGACGCCGAAAGGCGGGGAGATGTTCGCGGAGATAGACGTCGCCGACGAGTTGGCGGAGTTGGGCGTGAGCGAGGAGATTCGGGCGGCGTTCGAGCGGCGGGGCGTGATGGAGTCCTGA
- the grpE gene encoding nucleotide exchange factor GrpE, with translation MTDEEATEQVREDAEETEATQDADAEEGDERAETDHLGPDSTQLVAEVAAQDAELATDLEGHLAQLEADKRGAEERADDLESKLKRNRADFQNYKKRAKKRQEQMKDRATEDLVENLLDVRDNLKRAVEDDHENVESLKEGVEMTLKELDRVFDDENVEEIAPEPGTETDPQRHEVMMQVESDQPEGTVADVYQPGYEMGEKVLRAAQVTVSDGGNGE, from the coding sequence ATGACCGACGAGGAAGCCACCGAGCAGGTGCGAGAGGACGCCGAGGAGACCGAGGCTACTCAGGACGCGGACGCCGAGGAAGGCGACGAACGGGCCGAGACCGACCACCTCGGCCCGGACAGCACGCAACTCGTCGCAGAGGTCGCCGCGCAGGACGCCGAACTCGCCACCGACCTCGAAGGCCACCTCGCCCAACTCGAAGCCGACAAGCGGGGGGCCGAGGAGCGCGCCGACGACCTCGAATCCAAACTCAAGCGCAACCGCGCGGACTTCCAGAACTACAAGAAGCGAGCGAAGAAGCGCCAAGAGCAGATGAAAGACCGCGCGACCGAGGACCTCGTGGAGAACCTGCTGGACGTGCGCGACAATCTCAAACGCGCCGTCGAGGACGACCACGAGAACGTCGAGAGCCTGAAGGAGGGGGTCGAGATGACGCTGAAGGAACTCGACCGCGTGTTCGACGACGAGAACGTCGAAGAGATAGCGCCCGAACCCGGCACCGAGACCGACCCCCAGCGCCACGAGGTGATGATGCAGGTCGAGAGCGACCAGCCGGAGGGCACCGTCGCCGACGTCTACCAACCCGGCTACGAGATGGGCGAGAAGGTCCTCCGGGCCGCGCAGGTGACGGTCAGCGACGGCGGTAACGGGGAGTGA
- a CDS encoding DEAD/DEAH box helicase — protein sequence MSRRHREATNVADATLTFEEGTVRVESDADLPHAETDARSKTQRAPGFRYAALREALDRRGIDYEDSVLDAPDLPDVVSTYELREYQRDALAAWDDAGRRGVLELPTGSGKTVIGLKAIEELQTATLVVVPTIDLLEQWRGELESEFGVPVGQLGGGEQTVEAITVSTYDSAYLRADELGDRFGLAVFDEVHHLGGEGYRDIARLLAAPARMGLTATFERPDGAHEVVAQLVGERVYAIDPDELAGDHLAPYDIKRLEVELTPAERERYEEANEVFTDYLATSNIRMQSGSDYRELVKRSGSDPRAREALLAKQRAREVMMNSEGKVEALESVLADHRDDRVIVFTAHNDLVYRLSERFLLPAITHQTGAAERREILGRFRDGDYSRIVTSNVLDEGVDVPDANVAVVLSGSGSEREFTQRLGRILRPTEDDRPALLYEVVSAETAEERVAERRR from the coding sequence ATGTCCCGCCGGCACCGAGAGGCGACCAACGTGGCCGACGCGACGCTGACCTTCGAGGAAGGGACCGTCCGCGTAGAGAGCGACGCCGACCTCCCGCACGCCGAGACCGACGCGCGCTCGAAGACCCAGCGAGCGCCCGGTTTCCGGTACGCCGCGCTCCGCGAGGCGCTGGACCGGCGGGGAATCGACTACGAGGATTCGGTCCTCGACGCGCCCGACCTGCCCGACGTGGTCTCGACCTACGAACTCCGCGAGTACCAGCGCGACGCGCTCGCGGCGTGGGACGACGCGGGGCGGCGGGGCGTCCTCGAACTCCCGACCGGGAGCGGGAAGACCGTCATCGGGCTGAAAGCCATCGAGGAGTTGCAGACCGCGACGCTCGTCGTCGTGCCGACAATCGACCTGCTGGAGCAGTGGCGCGGCGAGTTGGAGTCGGAGTTCGGCGTCCCCGTCGGGCAGTTGGGCGGCGGCGAGCAGACCGTCGAGGCCATCACCGTCTCGACCTACGACTCGGCGTACCTCCGGGCCGACGAGTTGGGCGACCGGTTCGGACTCGCCGTCTTCGACGAGGTCCACCACCTCGGCGGCGAGGGCTACCGCGACATCGCGCGACTGCTCGCCGCGCCCGCTCGGATGGGCCTGACCGCGACGTTCGAGCGCCCGGACGGCGCACACGAGGTCGTCGCCCAACTCGTCGGCGAACGCGTCTACGCCATCGACCCCGACGAACTCGCGGGCGACCACCTCGCGCCCTACGACATCAAGCGCCTCGAAGTCGAGTTGACGCCCGCGGAGCGCGAGCGCTACGAGGAAGCCAACGAGGTGTTCACCGACTACCTCGCGACCTCGAACATCCGGATGCAGAGCGGGAGCGACTACCGGGAACTCGTCAAGCGCTCCGGGTCGGACCCCCGAGCGCGCGAGGCCCTGCTCGCCAAACAGCGCGCCCGCGAGGTGATGATGAACAGCGAAGGGAAGGTCGAGGCGCTCGAATCCGTCCTCGCGGACCACCGCGACGACCGGGTCATCGTCTTCACCGCGCACAACGACCTCGTGTATCGCCTCTCGGAGCGATTTCTCCTCCCGGCCATCACCCACCAGACCGGCGCGGCCGAGCGGCGCGAAATTCTGGGCAGGTTCCGCGACGGCGACTACTCGCGCATCGTCACCTCGAACGTGCTGGACGAGGGCGTGGACGTCCCCGACGCGAACGTCGCGGTCGTCCTCTCGGGGAGCGGGAGCGAGCGCGAGTTCACCCAGCGCCTCGGTCGCATCCTCCGACCGACCGAGGACGACCGGCCGGCCCTCCTGTACGAGGTCGTCAGCGCCGAGACCGCAGAAGAGCGCGTGGCGGAGCGACGGCGGTAA
- the dnaJ gene encoding molecular chaperone DnaJ, with the protein MSEDFYDVLGVSRDADEDEIKDAYREKATEYHPDVSDDPNAEEKFKKVKKAKEVLTDDEKRQAYDQMGHDRFEQAEKRGGFDGGSGGGRGGMGGGPFGGGMGGQGGMGGGMGDIFEQFFGGGSGGRQSNRPQKGQDLRTRLTIDLEDAYEGVQKQVSVRRPERCEDCDGEGHPPGTDSHTCQECNGRGQVTQVQQTPLGRVQQTQTCRQCGGEGEIYAETCSTCGGDGTVRKEATLSVEVPAGIQSGQSLQMEGEGAPGPNGGPNGDLLIEVEIEDHPDFERDGDDLRRQEPISFPQATFGDTVEIPTLDGSVEMDVPAGTQSGETFRLQGKGMPRLRRRGQGDLYVQVQVVTPESLNDEQKEALEQFAEAGGEEVSVEEGFFEKIKNSF; encoded by the coding sequence ATGAGCGAGGACTTCTACGACGTACTCGGCGTGAGCAGGGACGCCGACGAAGACGAGATCAAGGACGCTTACCGCGAGAAGGCGACGGAGTATCACCCCGACGTGAGCGACGACCCGAACGCCGAGGAGAAGTTCAAGAAGGTAAAGAAGGCCAAGGAAGTGCTAACCGACGACGAGAAGCGCCAGGCGTACGACCAGATGGGCCACGACCGCTTCGAGCAGGCCGAGAAGCGCGGCGGCTTCGACGGCGGGTCGGGCGGCGGTCGCGGCGGCATGGGCGGCGGTCCCTTCGGCGGCGGGATGGGCGGCCAAGGCGGAATGGGCGGGGGCATGGGCGACATCTTCGAGCAGTTCTTCGGCGGCGGGTCGGGCGGCCGCCAGTCCAACCGGCCCCAGAAGGGCCAAGACCTCCGGACGCGACTGACCATCGACCTCGAAGACGCCTACGAGGGCGTCCAGAAGCAGGTCAGCGTCCGCCGGCCCGAGCGCTGTGAGGACTGCGACGGCGAGGGGCACCCGCCGGGAACCGACTCCCACACGTGTCAGGAGTGCAACGGCCGCGGGCAGGTCACGCAGGTCCAGCAGACGCCGCTCGGCCGGGTCCAGCAGACCCAGACCTGTCGGCAGTGCGGCGGCGAGGGCGAAATCTACGCCGAGACGTGTTCGACCTGCGGCGGCGACGGCACGGTCCGCAAGGAGGCTACCCTCTCCGTGGAAGTCCCGGCGGGCATCCAGTCGGGCCAGAGCCTCCAGATGGAGGGCGAGGGCGCGCCCGGCCCGAACGGCGGTCCCAACGGCGACCTCCTCATCGAGGTCGAAATCGAGGACCACCCCGACTTCGAGCGCGACGGCGACGACCTCCGCAGGCAGGAACCCATCTCGTTCCCGCAGGCGACGTTCGGCGACACCGTCGAGATTCCGACCCTCGACGGCAGCGTCGAGATGGACGTGCCCGCGGGCACCCAGAGCGGCGAGACGTTCCGCTTGCAGGGCAAGGGGATGCCCCGCCTGCGGCGGCGCGGACAGGGTGACCTCTACGTGCAGGTGCAGGTCGTCACGCCCGAGAGCCTGAACGACGAGCAGAAGGAGGCCCTCGAACAGTTCGCCGAGGCGGGCGGCGAGGAGGTCAGCGTCGAGGAGGGCTTCTTCGAGAAGATAAAGAACAGTTTCTGA
- a CDS encoding CPBP family intramembrane glutamic endopeptidase — protein sequence MPPAPKYPSFAAVTMLVLGLLIVLARASQAMFEGEETGEDGESADAESRGETPESQSGVPATGAARVERHRDTGRTRAERRTADVLGEVSDDDSWNDGTSDDDSPWGENEAETDARRARDRYEDGELEFSTGALLVNVALSQGVFGAAIVGAAWLADVPPVALGVASGDPWSVGAPAVGVGVVLGLALYAANELSSVVLDATGVEYSEGLRESLAPDTLRGWVVLLGVVLPVIAGFEELLFRAALVGAFAAGFGVSPWLLAVFSTVAFAIGHGAQGPGGVAVTGLLGFALAAAFVLTESLLVVVVAHYLVNALEFGVHEGLDIEWT from the coding sequence ATGCCGCCAGCGCCGAAGTACCCGTCTTTCGCCGCGGTGACGATGCTCGTCCTCGGACTGCTCATCGTCCTCGCGCGGGCCTCCCAAGCGATGTTCGAGGGGGAGGAGACCGGGGAGGACGGCGAGAGCGCCGACGCGGAGTCGCGCGGCGAGACTCCCGAGTCCCAGTCAGGGGTTCCCGCGACCGGCGCGGCCCGCGTCGAGCGACACCGCGACACCGGCCGGACGCGGGCCGAGCGACGCACCGCCGACGTTCTCGGCGAGGTGAGCGACGACGACTCGTGGAACGACGGGACGAGCGACGACGACTCGCCGTGGGGCGAGAACGAGGCGGAGACCGACGCCCGGCGAGCGCGCGACCGCTACGAGGACGGGGAACTCGAGTTCTCGACGGGCGCGCTGCTGGTGAACGTCGCGCTGAGTCAGGGCGTGTTCGGCGCGGCCATCGTCGGCGCGGCGTGGTTGGCCGACGTGCCGCCGGTCGCGCTCGGCGTCGCGTCGGGCGACCCGTGGAGCGTCGGCGCGCCGGCGGTCGGCGTCGGCGTCGTCCTCGGTCTGGCGCTCTACGCCGCCAACGAACTCTCGTCGGTCGTCCTCGACGCCACCGGCGTCGAGTACTCCGAGGGCCTGCGCGAGTCGCTCGCGCCCGACACGCTCCGCGGATGGGTCGTCCTGCTCGGGGTCGTCCTTCCCGTCATCGCGGGGTTCGAGGAGTTGCTCTTCCGGGCGGCGCTCGTCGGCGCGTTCGCGGCCGGGTTCGGCGTCTCGCCGTGGCTCTTAGCCGTGTTCTCGACCGTCGCGTTCGCCATCGGCCACGGCGCGCAGGGACCCGGCGGCGTCGCAGTGACGGGCCTGCTGGGGTTCGCGCTGGCCGCCGCGTTCGTGCTGACCGAGAGCCTGCTGGTCGTGGTGGTCGCTCACTACCTCGTCAACGCGCTCGAGTTCGGCGTCCACGAGGGACTGGACATCGAGTGGACCTGA
- the dnaK gene encoding molecular chaperone DnaK: MASNKILGIDLGTTNSAFAVMEGGDPEIIVNSEGERTTPSVVAFDDGERLVGKPAKNQAVQNPERTIQSIKRHMGEEDYTVEIDGEEYTPEQISAMILQKIKRDAEEYLGDDVEKAVITVPAYFNDKQRQATKDAGEIAGFEVERIVNEPTAASMAYGLDDESDQTVLVYDLGGGTFDVSILDLGGGVYEVVATNGDNDLGGDDWDEAIIDYLADEFENDHNIDLREDRQALQRLKDAAEEAKIELSSRKETDVNLPFITATDEGPVHLEQSITRAKFESLTSDLIERTVGPTEQALEDADYSKSDIDEVILVGGSTRMPQVQEKVEEMTGQEPKKNVNPDEAVSLGAAIQGGVLSGDVDDIVLLDVTPLSLGIEVKGGLFERLIDKNTTIPTEESKVFTTAADNQTSVQVRVFQGEREIAEENELLGEFQLTGIPPAPAGTPQIEVGFNIDENGIVNVTAEDQGSGNSEEITIEGGAGLSDEQIEEMQEEAEKHQEEDQQRRERIEARNEAESAIQRAETLLEENEENVDDDLEADIEAEIENVRDVLGDEDATKEDLEDATESLSDALQEIGKQMYQQQAQAGAGGAGAGAGPGGAGPGGAAGAGPGGMGGQAGPGGAGGEDDEYVDADFEDVDDEE; the protein is encoded by the coding sequence ATGGCGAGCAACAAGATTCTGGGCATCGACCTCGGTACCACGAACAGCGCGTTCGCGGTCATGGAGGGCGGCGACCCGGAGATTATCGTCAACAGCGAGGGCGAGCGAACCACGCCCTCGGTCGTCGCCTTCGACGACGGCGAGCGTCTCGTCGGGAAACCCGCCAAGAACCAGGCGGTCCAGAACCCCGAGCGCACGATTCAGTCCATCAAGCGCCACATGGGCGAGGAGGACTACACCGTCGAAATCGACGGCGAGGAGTACACGCCCGAGCAGATTTCGGCGATGATTCTTCAGAAAATCAAGCGCGACGCCGAGGAGTACCTCGGCGACGACGTGGAGAAGGCGGTCATCACGGTCCCCGCCTACTTCAACGACAAGCAGCGCCAGGCGACCAAGGACGCCGGCGAAATCGCCGGCTTCGAGGTCGAGCGCATCGTCAACGAGCCGACTGCCGCGTCGATGGCGTACGGACTGGACGACGAGTCCGACCAGACCGTCCTCGTCTACGACCTCGGCGGTGGCACCTTCGACGTCTCCATCCTCGACCTGGGCGGGGGCGTCTACGAGGTCGTCGCCACGAACGGCGACAACGACCTCGGCGGTGACGACTGGGACGAAGCAATCATCGACTACCTCGCCGACGAGTTCGAGAACGACCACAACATCGACCTCCGCGAGGACCGACAGGCCCTCCAGCGCCTGAAGGACGCGGCCGAAGAGGCCAAGATCGAACTCTCCTCGCGGAAGGAGACCGACGTCAACCTCCCGTTCATCACCGCGACCGACGAGGGACCGGTCCACCTCGAACAGAGCATCACCCGCGCGAAGTTCGAGAGCCTCACCTCCGACCTCATCGAGCGCACCGTCGGCCCGACCGAGCAGGCGCTCGAAGACGCGGACTACTCCAAGTCCGACATCGACGAAGTGATTCTGGTCGGCGGTTCGACCCGGATGCCCCAAGTCCAGGAGAAGGTCGAGGAGATGACCGGCCAAGAGCCGAAGAAGAACGTCAACCCCGACGAGGCCGTCTCGCTGGGCGCGGCGATTCAGGGCGGCGTTCTGTCGGGCGACGTGGACGACATCGTTCTGCTCGACGTGACGCCGCTCTCGCTCGGTATCGAAGTCAAGGGCGGTCTCTTCGAGCGACTCATCGACAAGAACACCACCATCCCGACCGAGGAGTCGAAGGTGTTCACCACGGCCGCGGACAACCAGACCTCCGTGCAGGTCCGCGTCTTCCAGGGCGAGCGCGAAATCGCCGAAGAGAACGAACTGCTCGGCGAGTTCCAGCTGACGGGCATCCCGCCCGCGCCGGCCGGAACGCCCCAAATCGAGGTCGGGTTCAACATCGACGAGAACGGTATCGTCAACGTCACGGCCGAGGACCAAGGCTCGGGTAACTCCGAGGAGATCACCATCGAGGGCGGTGCTGGCCTCTCCGACGAGCAGATCGAGGAGATGCAGGAGGAAGCCGAGAAGCACCAAGAGGAAGACCAGCAGCGCCGCGAGCGCATCGAGGCCCGCAACGAGGCCGAGAGCGCCATCCAACGCGCCGAGACCCTCCTCGAAGAGAACGAGGAGAACGTGGACGACGACCTCGAAGCCGACATCGAAGCCGAAATCGAGAACGTCCGCGACGTCCTCGGCGACGAGGACGCCACGAAGGAGGACCTCGAAGACGCGACCGAGAGCCTGAGCGACGCGCTACAGGAGATCGGCAAGCAAATGTACCAGCAGCAGGCCCAAGCCGGTGCAGGCGGTGCAGGTGCCGGTGCGGGACCGGGCGGCGCAGGCCCCGGCGGTGCGGCAGGTGCCGGACCCGGCGGCATGGGCGGGCAGGCCGGACCTGGCGGTGCAGGCGGCGAAGACGACGAGTACGTGGACGCCGACTTCGAGGACGTAGACGACGAGGAGTAG
- a CDS encoding aldo/keto reductase, which produces MSDDPLAVTPRLGLGTMGIDDADRIAAAIETGYRHLDTAQIYDNEAVVGRGVERASVERADLSLATKVWADSLAPEDVAASTRESLDRLGVDYVDLLYVHRPIDTYDPEATLPAFDRLRDEGRVRAVGVSNFDAEQVAEARDILDAPLAANQVEMHPLYQQETLLADARRNGYALVAYSPLAQGEVFDLPELESVAEKHDATPAQVSLAWLAGKDPVVPIPRSASDDHLRENLAALDLELDADDVAAIESIDREKKLFE; this is translated from the coding sequence ATGAGCGACGACCCGCTGGCAGTGACGCCGAGGCTCGGACTCGGGACGATGGGTATCGACGACGCCGACCGCATCGCGGCGGCGATAGAGACGGGGTATCGCCACCTCGACACCGCCCAGATATACGACAACGAGGCGGTCGTGGGCCGGGGCGTCGAGCGCGCGTCGGTCGAGCGGGCGGACCTCTCGCTGGCGACGAAGGTCTGGGCCGACAGCCTCGCGCCCGAGGACGTGGCGGCCAGCACGCGCGAGAGCCTCGACAGACTCGGCGTCGACTACGTCGATCTGCTCTACGTCCACCGGCCCATCGACACCTACGACCCCGAGGCGACCCTGCCGGCGTTCGACCGCCTGCGCGACGAGGGCCGGGTCCGCGCCGTGGGCGTGAGTAACTTCGACGCCGAGCAGGTGGCCGAAGCCCGCGATATTCTGGACGCGCCGCTCGCGGCGAATCAGGTCGAGATGCATCCCCTCTACCAGCAGGAGACCCTCCTCGCCGACGCCCGACGCAACGGCTACGCGCTCGTCGCGTATTCGCCGCTCGCGCAGGGCGAGGTGTTCGATCTCCCCGAACTGGAGTCGGTCGCCGAGAAGCACGACGCGACGCCAGCGCAGGTCAGTCTGGCGTGGCTCGCGGGCAAGGACCCCGTCGTCCCGATTCCGCGGTCGGCGAGCGACGACCACCTCCGGGAGAACCTCGCCGCGCTCGACCTCGAACTCGACGCCGACGACGTGGCCGCCATCGAGTCGATAGACCGCGAGAAGAAGCTGTTCGAGTGA
- a CDS encoding AMP-binding protein, with the protein MDTLEDVDEVVHEPRDEFVESTNVYQFMQEYGIEDYDELIERTTSEVEGVEESGVEWFWDELVEYLGIDFYEDYDAIRDDSEGPQFSKWYDGGELNVAHNVVDRHASPDSETRNKVATIWEGEDGEVREITYHELARQSNKVANALEARGVEAGDSVGLYMPMVPEVVSILYGAFKVGAIAVPIFSGFGVDATATRIEDPECEVLFTADGFYRRGDEVFLKDTADEAIEQAGHVEHTIVYDRFGSTESDVPWHDDRDEWWDEAVETQSDEYDTASMDSNDESMLLYSSGTTGKPKGIVHTHAGALMQAAKEIYFGFDHKPEDRFFWVSDIGWMMGPWTLIGNHAFGGTVFMYEGAPDHPEPDRFWEMIDRHGISTFGISPTAIRALRKYGDEYVEKHDLSSLRLLGSTGEPWDPESWQWFYEKVGGSSAPIINISGGTEIMGCFLMPMPIQSLKPCTLGGPGLGMDIDIVNSQGESIADTHERGFLVARDSCPSMTKSLWSGDERYLEEYWSTFEDPPLWDHGDWAQKDEDGFWFLHGRADDAINVAGRKVGPAEVEGALLDHDAVNQAAAVGVPDDTTGQAVVAYVILEDGFEVGDALREELREQVGEELGKPFKPREVLFVDEFPKTQSGKIIRRAIEATYTGEDLGDMSSIENPEALDELEDAK; encoded by the coding sequence ATGGATACGCTCGAAGACGTGGACGAGGTCGTCCACGAACCCCGCGACGAGTTCGTGGAATCGACCAACGTCTACCAGTTCATGCAGGAGTACGGCATCGAGGACTACGACGAGTTGATAGAACGGACGACCTCGGAGGTGGAGGGCGTCGAGGAGTCGGGCGTCGAGTGGTTCTGGGACGAACTGGTCGAGTACCTCGGCATCGACTTCTACGAGGACTACGACGCGATTCGGGACGACAGCGAGGGCCCCCAGTTCTCGAAGTGGTACGACGGGGGCGAGTTGAACGTCGCGCACAACGTCGTGGACCGCCACGCGTCCCCCGACAGCGAGACCCGCAACAAGGTCGCCACCATCTGGGAGGGCGAGGACGGTGAGGTCAGGGAGATTACCTACCACGAACTCGCCCGCCAGTCGAACAAGGTCGCCAACGCGCTCGAAGCGCGCGGCGTCGAGGCGGGCGACTCCGTGGGTCTCTACATGCCGATGGTCCCGGAAGTCGTCTCCATCCTCTACGGCGCGTTCAAGGTCGGAGCCATCGCGGTGCCCATCTTCTCCGGGTTCGGCGTGGACGCTACCGCGACCCGCATCGAAGACCCCGAGTGCGAAGTGCTGTTCACCGCCGACGGCTTCTACCGCCGGGGCGACGAGGTGTTCCTCAAGGACACCGCCGACGAGGCCATCGAGCAGGCCGGCCACGTCGAACACACCATCGTCTACGACCGGTTCGGTAGCACGGAGTCCGACGTCCCGTGGCACGACGACCGCGACGAGTGGTGGGACGAGGCCGTCGAGACCCAATCGGACGAGTACGACACCGCGTCGATGGACTCGAACGACGAGTCGATGCTGCTGTACTCGTCGGGCACGACCGGGAAACCGAAGGGCATCGTCCACACCCACGCCGGCGCGCTGATGCAGGCGGCGAAAGAGATCTACTTCGGCTTCGACCACAAGCCCGAGGACCGCTTCTTCTGGGTCTCGGACATCGGGTGGATGATGGGACCGTGGACGCTCATCGGCAACCACGCGTTCGGCGGCACCGTCTTCATGTACGAGGGCGCGCCCGACCACCCCGAACCCGACCGCTTCTGGGAGATGATAGACCGCCACGGCATCTCGACGTTCGGCATCTCGCCGACCGCGATTCGCGCGCTCCGGAAGTACGGCGACGAGTACGTCGAGAAACACGACCTCTCCAGCCTTCGACTGCTCGGTTCGACCGGCGAACCGTGGGACCCCGAGAGCTGGCAGTGGTTCTACGAGAAGGTCGGCGGGAGCAGCGCCCCAATCATCAACATCTCGGGCGGCACCGAAATCATGGGCTGTTTCCTGATGCCGATGCCCATCCAGTCGCTCAAGCCCTGTACGCTCGGCGGGCCGGGACTCGGCATGGACATCGACATCGTGAACTCGCAGGGCGAGTCCATCGCCGACACCCACGAGCGCGGGTTCCTCGTGGCTCGGGACTCGTGTCCCTCGATGACCAAGAGCCTCTGGTCGGGCGACGAGCGCTATCTGGAGGAGTACTGGTCCACCTTCGAGGACCCGCCGCTGTGGGACCACGGCGACTGGGCCCAGAAGGACGAGGACGGCTTCTGGTTCCTCCACGGTCGCGCCGACGACGCCATCAACGTGGCGGGCCGAAAGGTCGGCCCGGCCGAAGTCGAGGGCGCGCTCCTCGACCACGACGCCGTGAATCAGGCCGCCGCGGTCGGAGTTCCGGACGACACCACCGGGCAGGCCGTGGTCGCCTACGTCATCCTCGAAGACGGCTTCGAGGTGGGCGACGCGCTCCGCGAGGAACTGCGCGAGCAGGTCGGCGAAGAACTCGGCAAGCCGTTCAAGCCCCGCGAGGTGCTGTTCGTGGACGAGTTCCCGAAGACCCAGAGCGGGAAAATCATCCGACGGGCCATCGAGGCGACCTACACCGGCGAGGACCTCGGGGACATGTCCTCCATCGAGAACCCCGAGGCGCTGGACGAACTGGAAGACGCGAAGTAG
- a CDS encoding type 1 glutamine amidotransferase domain-containing protein — protein MSDTDQRPLDGLTVGVFVAQEGTEEVEFSESNRALAEAGADVEVLSSDSGEARTVDDDLEWSESHEVDATFADVSADDYDALVVPGGTVGADTLRADDEAVALVRDHLADDGPVASICHGPWVLVEAEAVEGRTLTSYPSLRTDVRNAGGEWVDEEVVADDRVVTSRKPDDLAAFTDELVETFAAASE, from the coding sequence ATGAGCGACACCGACCAGCGACCGCTCGACGGACTGACAGTCGGCGTCTTCGTGGCTCAGGAAGGAACGGAGGAAGTCGAGTTTTCCGAATCGAACCGGGCCCTCGCCGAGGCGGGGGCCGACGTCGAAGTCCTGAGTAGCGACTCCGGCGAGGCGAGGACGGTGGACGACGACCTCGAATGGTCCGAGTCCCACGAGGTGGACGCGACGTTCGCGGACGTCTCGGCCGACGACTACGACGCGCTCGTCGTCCCCGGCGGCACCGTTGGCGCGGACACCCTCCGCGCGGACGACGAGGCGGTGGCGTTGGTCCGAGACCACCTCGCGGACGACGGACCGGTCGCCAGCATCTGTCACGGCCCGTGGGTGCTGGTCGAAGCCGAGGCGGTCGAAGGCCGGACGCTGACCTCCTACCCGAGCCTTCGGACCGACGTGCGGAACGCGGGCGGCGAGTGGGTGGACGAGGAGGTCGTCGCCGACGACCGAGTCGTGACGAGTCGCAAGCCCGACGACCTCGCGGCGTTCACGGACGAACTCGTCGAGACGTTCGCGGCGGCGTCCGAGTAA